The following are from one region of the Amia ocellicauda isolate fAmiCal2 chromosome 1, fAmiCal2.hap1, whole genome shotgun sequence genome:
- the rbp5 gene encoding retinol-binding protein 5, whose amino-acid sequence MPPNLTGLYQMVSQDNMDEYLAALDINFALRKIVCLLHPDKEILQEGDHMIIRTLTTFRNFLMDFTLGQEFTEDLGPVDGRVCQTTVSWEGDKLICVQRGEKENRGWTHWLEGELLHLEMRVQDVVCKQVFKKVK is encoded by the exons aTGCCGCCCAATCTGACGGGGTTGTATCAGATGGTGTCTCAGGACAACATGGACGAATACCTCGCCGCGCTGG ATATTAACTTTGCTCTTAGGAAGATAGTCTGTCTCCTTCACCCTGACAAGGAGATCCTTCAGGAGGGAGATCACATGATCATTCGCACCCTCACCACCTTTCGGAACTTTCTCATGGACTTCACCCTTGGGCAGGAGTTCACCGAGGACCTGGGACCCGTGGATGGCCGTGTCTGccag ACCACAGTCAGCTGGGAGGGGGATAAACTCATCTGTgttcagagaggagagaaggaaaaCAGAGGCTGGACACACTGGCTAGAGGGAGAACTGCTACACCTG GAGATGAGAGTGCAGGATGTTGTCTGCAAGCAAGTCTTCAAGAAAGTGAAATGA
- the LOC136756178 gene encoding tumor necrosis factor receptor superfamily member 5 isoform X1, giving the protein METCPSGNYQYAGRCCRKCSKGYYVKMPCEGSVSTHCVQCQDGEFMDSVNFLYSCRSCKHCDSNSHHVTVSPCSPDSDAQCRCTSGFYCSDPACEHCLPLSVCLPGEGATKQGTGDVICEACKEGTYNNLTDSQSPCLSHSNCTALGQMLKIPGTNISDSVCIPKTPTGCDWLLPAGLWVGFALFTVIIFILLGFVYRKMKHQQLQYKGVQNLVPHCPSPPFPASMPSLSVYRCGEAGVAVSGVPRLPSLSDQKLPVMSSHSPTTLFSNFLRHDAVQPPSSPTETCDPSVTFYPLETCDLEADGATLLTLRTCERLGLPTNYPTGSALHSEPQEDEWTDPC; this is encoded by the exons GTTATTATGTGAAAATGCCATGTGAAGGGTCAGTGTCAACACACTGTGTCCAATGCCAGGACGGAGAGTTCATGGACAGTGTCAACTTTCTGTACAGCTGTCGCAGCTGCAAGCACTGTGACTCAA aCAGTCACCATGTCACAGTGTCCCCCTGCTCCCCAGACAGTGATGCTCAGTGCCGCTGCACCTCTGGGTTTTACTGCTCTGACCCTGCCTGTGAGCACTGCCTCCcattgtctgtctgcctgcctggagAAGGAGCCACAAAgcagg GTACTGGGGATGTAATCTGTGAGGCCTGTAAGGAAGGTACCTACAACAACCTGACAGACTCCCAAAGCCCCTGCCTCTCACACAGCAA ctGTACAGCTCTGGGACAGATGTTGAAAATACCTGGAACCAATATTTCAGATTCTGTCTGTATCCCAAAGACACCGACTG gCTGTGATTGGTTGTTACCAGCAGGCCTGTGGGTGGGGTTTGCTCTGTTTACTGTCATTATCTTCATCCTACTTGGTTTTGTTTACCGGAAGATGAAACACCAACAATTGCAATACAAag GTGTCCAGAATCTGGTGCCACACTGCCCCTCCCCCCCCTTCCCCGCTTCTATGCCTTCTCTCTCGGTGTACAGATGTGGAGAAGCTGGTGTTGCAGTTTCAGGTGTCCCCAGACTCCCCTCACTATCAGATCAGAAGTTACCAGTGATGTCTTCACACAGCCCCACCACCCTATTCTCAAACTTCCTACGGCATGATGCTG TTCAGCCTCCCAGCTCTCCGACCGAGACCTGCGATCCCTCGGTGACCTTCTACCCCTTGGAGACCTGTGACCTGGAGGCTGACGGTGCGACCCTGCTGACCCTGCGCACCTGCGAGCGCTTAGGCCTGCCAACAAATTACCCCACTGGCTCTGCCCTCCACTCCGAGCCCCAGGAGGATGAATGGACTGACCCGTGCTGA
- the LOC136756178 gene encoding tumor necrosis factor receptor superfamily member 3 isoform X2 — protein sequence METCPSGNYQYAGRCCRKCSKDSHHVTVSPCSPDSDAQCRCTSGFYCSDPACEHCLPLSVCLPGEGATKQGTGDVICEACKEGTYNNLTDSQSPCLSHSNCTALGQMLKIPGTNISDSVCIPKTPTGCDWLLPAGLWVGFALFTVIIFILLGFVYRKMKHQQLQYKGVQNLVPHCPSPPFPASMPSLSVYRCGEAGVAVSGVPRLPSLSDQKLPVMSSHSPTTLFSNFLRHDAVQPPSSPTETCDPSVTFYPLETCDLEADGATLLTLRTCERLGLPTNYPTGSALHSEPQEDEWTDPC from the exons aCAGTCACCATGTCACAGTGTCCCCCTGCTCCCCAGACAGTGATGCTCAGTGCCGCTGCACCTCTGGGTTTTACTGCTCTGACCCTGCCTGTGAGCACTGCCTCCcattgtctgtctgcctgcctggagAAGGAGCCACAAAgcagg GTACTGGGGATGTAATCTGTGAGGCCTGTAAGGAAGGTACCTACAACAACCTGACAGACTCCCAAAGCCCCTGCCTCTCACACAGCAA ctGTACAGCTCTGGGACAGATGTTGAAAATACCTGGAACCAATATTTCAGATTCTGTCTGTATCCCAAAGACACCGACTG gCTGTGATTGGTTGTTACCAGCAGGCCTGTGGGTGGGGTTTGCTCTGTTTACTGTCATTATCTTCATCCTACTTGGTTTTGTTTACCGGAAGATGAAACACCAACAATTGCAATACAAag GTGTCCAGAATCTGGTGCCACACTGCCCCTCCCCCCCCTTCCCCGCTTCTATGCCTTCTCTCTCGGTGTACAGATGTGGAGAAGCTGGTGTTGCAGTTTCAGGTGTCCCCAGACTCCCCTCACTATCAGATCAGAAGTTACCAGTGATGTCTTCACACAGCCCCACCACCCTATTCTCAAACTTCCTACGGCATGATGCTG TTCAGCCTCCCAGCTCTCCGACCGAGACCTGCGATCCCTCGGTGACCTTCTACCCCTTGGAGACCTGTGACCTGGAGGCTGACGGTGCGACCCTGCTGACCCTGCGCACCTGCGAGCGCTTAGGCCTGCCAACAAATTACCCCACTGGCTCTGCCCTCCACTCCGAGCCCCAGGAGGATGAATGGACTGACCCGTGCTGA